GCCAACCCGCACCAACTGCACCACCGTTGCCTGGTACACCGGTTCAATGTAGAAGTCGTAGGCCAGCAAATCCTGCCCCAAACGCCACCACCGCTGGGTTGAGCGCAGACCCCGTCGTTCCAGTTTGAGCAGCGCTCCGGCTCCTACCCCCAGCGCCCCCGAGGCCACCAGCAACAGGACTTCCCCCCGCGGCCAGGGTCCCCAGGTCCCCAGCGGCAGCCACCGATTCAGGAACACCGGCGCCAACACCGTTATCACCATCATCGCCACCATCGGTACGGCCATCGGCCAGGCCACTTCCGGCGTCCGGCGGGTTTTGGGCTGCACCGGCCCCAGAAACACCAAACGAAACACCCGCGTGAGATTGAGGGCACACAGGAAATTCACCGTCAACACCAGGCCCAACAATCCATTGGGCAGGGTGACCGACCAGCGGCTCAGCACCCAAAACATACCCAAGGGAAACAGGGCCACCAACCCCGCCGCCCCCACCACAAAACTCAGCAGCGTCGCCGGCATCCGCCGCCCAATCCCTCCCATTTCCGTCATGTTTTGGCTAGAGGTGGTGATGGTAACCGCCCCCGCGCTCATAAACAACGACACCTTAGCCACTGCATGGGCCAGCAACAACAAAAAAGCAATATCCGGCTGTTGCAGACCCACGGCAATAAACACCAACCCCAAGTAGGCACTGGTGGAGTGGGACAGCGTCCGCTTGATGTCAATCTGCGCCAAGGCCATCAACATCGTACCGAGAGCCGTCACTGCCCCCAAAAAGATCAAAGCGGCCAAGGCAACTGGCGAACGGGATACCACCGGCTCCAACTGAATCAACACATAAGCCCCAGCCATCACCACCACCGAATTGCGCAAAGCCGAAGCCGGATGGGGACCTTCCATGGCTTCATCCAGCCACAGGTGCAAAGGAAACTGGGCGCACTTACCCGTCGGCCCGGCAATCAAGGCCAACCCCAGCCAAGTCCACCCCAGAGGAGACAAATCCGCCGTTTTGGCCCAGGCAGTGATTTCGGGAAACGTCAACCCCGCCCCCAACCCCGATAGAGCTACTACCCCCATTAGGAAGATCACATCCCCCACCCGTTTGGTCAAAAACGCATCTCGGGCCGCCTTCACCACCAGGGGTTGGGCGTACCAAAAGCCCACCAGCAAA
This genomic window from Gloeomargarita sp. SRBZ-1_bins_9 contains:
- a CDS encoding NAD(P)H-quinone oxidoreductase subunit F, whose amino-acid sequence is MGHWMLETVWLCPIYGLLGAIITLPWSLGLIRRTGQRPAAYLNMLASLLAFLHSGLALVVGGDFPPRELTWPWFQVANLDLTLAITVSPATLLALTTVNAFTLLAQLFALGYMEKDWSLARFYSLLGFFESALGGIALSDSLFLSYALLEMLTLSTYLLVGFWYAQPLVVKAARDAFLTKRVGDVIFLMGVVALSGLGAGLTFPEITAWAKTADLSPLGWTWLGLALIAGPTGKCAQFPLHLWLDEAMEGPHPASALRNSVVVMAGAYVLIQLEPVVSRSPVALAALIFLGAVTALGTMLMALAQIDIKRTLSHSTSAYLGLVFIAVGLQQPDIAFLLLLAHAVAKVSLFMSAGAVTITTSSQNMTEMGGIGRRMPATLLSFVVGAAGLVALFPLGMFWVLSRWSVTLPNGLLGLVLTVNFLCALNLTRVFRLVFLGPVQPKTRRTPEVAWPMAVPMVAMMVITVLAPVFLNRWLPLGTWGPWPRGEVLLLVASGALGVGAGALLKLERRGLRSTQRWWRLGQDLLAYDFYIEPVYQATVVQLVRVGSRLTAWLDRYVVDGLVHFLGVSTIFSGQLLKYSVSGKSQLYVLTILAGVVLVGWWLWQLGR